The DNA region GGGAAGAGGAAGAGGCTGAGAAGCAGACAGCGCTCGAGGGACAGACACACGGAAAGGGATGCCCAGAGAcgatggagacagagacagagagataggGAGACATCCGACCAGACCCGCGAGTCAGTCACAGTTCCAGACTGAGATACAGAGAGACAGACCTAcagccagagagagacagacacacagacacacggacacacaGACGGAGACGCAGCCTGAGGCCCGCAGCCGCAGGGGTGGGGACCCCGCAACCCTGCGACCCCGCCTCCTTCCCAACCcctgcccgcccccgccccacgcCGAGGCCCAGCCGCCCGGGGCGCCGCGGGGCCCGGAGGGGGCGGGAGCGGGGCGCGGCGCGGGCGGGGCGATCGGGGGGCGGCACCGCGGGACGGCGGGAGCGACGGCGGGTCCAGGAAACCCCTGGGGCGGACGGGTGGCCCCgggggggccgggggcggggaggcgggcgGCCGGCACCGCCCGGCCCGACAAAAGTCCCTTCAGTTCAGCCGGCGGCAGGGGAAGTCCCGGCGCTCGGCGCAACCACCCTCCCGTGCCGCCGAGCCCAGCCGCGCTCCGGCCGCCACTCGGCCGCCGTCCTCGGCGGCCCCATGCCCCGATGCCCCGCGGGGACCATGGACGAGGGGCCCGTGGACCTGCGCACCCGGCCCAAGGCCACCGGACCCCCGGGCGCCGCGCTGCCGCTCCGCAAGCGCCCTCTGCGCGCGCCCTCCCTGGAGCCTGCCGCCCCGCGCGGCGCTGTGGGCCCCGTCGTCCCCCCGGATCCCCTCCGCGGTGGCTCCGACACACCGGCTGTGCCCGCGCCCCCTCACGGCCTGGCGCGGCCAGAGGCAATTTACTACCAGGGTGAGTGGCTTCCGCGAGTCATGGCCGGGCGGGGGACAGGCAATGCAGAGGGTCACCACCGGAGTCAGGCGGCAGAGCTCCGACCTTAACACAGGGGGGCCTCGGGGAGCCGAGGGACAGAAGTCAAGGTCCCAAGGACACAGAGAGGGGGTTCCTGGGGAGTTGCGGGCAGAGCCTAAGGTCCCAGGGGTGCAGATATGGGAGCTTCAGGGAGCCAGCACCTTGGGACACAGATACCGGAGCTCTAGGAAGCTGGGGGTCAAAGTCCTGAGATCTGAGACCCACCTATAGGGAGCCAGGAGACAGTGCCCAGCAGCCCAGATATCGTGTCTCAGGGAGTCAAGTCCCAGGAACACAGAGTTATAAACTCTTAAAAACCCAGATATATAGGGTTATAAGGGATCAGCAGCTGGACCCAAGAAGCTGGGGGTTTGGGGACCCTTGAACTTTATGTGGGGTCAAAGGGAGTGAGGGGAACAGAGACTGGGGTTCTAAGGAGACATGTTAAGGATCCCCATTTGTCAAAATCGCGGGACCCCAGATGTCAGGAGAAGTTGGGAAGAGAGTGGGAGTACTGAGCACCCCAATATCTGGGATCACAAAAACCCAAGGAAACCGATCCCAATACCAGGGGTCCTAGGAGTCAGCAGGACAGAGATCTGGGCTTCTAAGCACCCACTTCTGTGTGCTTGCAAGTGATCAGTGTCTCGCTGGTGTCATGAGGTCAGGAGGCCTTAGGGGGGCTTTGGGGACTGAGGATTCTAAGAACTGGGGGGCaggactggggggtggggggttctgGGCCTCAAGGATTTAGGGCCAGGGAGGATTTGGGGGTCTCTGGGCAGAAGGCCTGAGGGCACCAAGGCCTGGTATTGAACATACAAGGACCAGGAAACTTGGGGTTTCAGGAATGGAGCCCCCAAGGaccaggagatgacagagaacaGGCACTATTCTTCCCATCCTGTCTCCGTCCCTGATATCCAGGAGGGGGCAGCCTCTCCCACAGCTGTGCCCACTTCACAATCTCCAAGTGACCCCCAGAGCTGCAGGGACCCCAGGCCTTGGGCCTCCAGAATTTTGCCCAGTTTCTGCACCTTTCATCCCCTCAGGGTACAGCTTCAAGCCCTCCATCAGGAGGCCTGTCACTGCCGGCTCCCCTTTCACATTCCCACATGAAAAcctgagcctcagctttcccCATCTGAGTGATGGGTAGATGTGGATTTGCCAACTACCTTGGTGCCTTCCAGCAGTTTGATCTGTGCCGGATTCTGGCACTACTCCCTCTCCCCAAACTCTGTACACATTCATCCCACCCCCTACACctggtgcttcatccaccctTACCTTCCTCAGCCACAAATTCACTCAGCAAACTGGCCCTGAGGTCCCCATGCTGGGCGATAGTGCAGAATCTTCGCCTAGTAGAAGATGAGGGTTCAGACAGAAGTAAAGATAAGTGACAATgtccagggctggggaggggagagaggagggacgTGGTAGAGGAGTTTGTCTTGGGTCTTGAAGGCTCAGGAGGAGATGCAAAAGGGACCAAGGGAAAAGGGAGCGAAGGCCTGGAGCTGGGGGGCAGGTTGATGATCTGTGGGGTCTTGGCCTCATGCATGTCCTTTCTCTTCCCAGGACCTTTACTCTCCCTGTACCCCACCCCGACCATGGGCTCCCCCTTTCCTCTGCTGAACTTGCCTACACCTCTGTACCCCATGGTGTGCTCCATGGAACACCCCCTGTCAGCTGACATCGCCATGGCCACGCGAGCTGATGAGGATGGAGACACGTGAGTGACAGTCCCCCATTCATGGAGGGGAGTAGAGGGTGGGGAGGCCAACCCTCCACCCACCTCACCTACCCATTGCAACACAGGGGCACTCAGCCAGCATGAGCTTTCAAGTTACCTGCACTGAGTTAGAATCCTGTCTCCCCTGTCTGTGTGACTTTGAGGAAgcccctttccctctctgagcctcagtttccccttctgaaAAATGGGCACCCTGAGAATCCTTACCTCCCAGGACTGTTTTTGAAGCAGTGGGCTTTAAAGTTTTTACCAAAAGCCAAAAATGAGAAAGACATTTTACGGATTGACTTATTATATGAATTATACATGGTAAGCTCCTTGCACAGAGCCTTGTAGATTGAAAGTGCTCAATCTGTATtaattaatgttattattatcattataacCTTttgctaagcacacacacatatataaacttgaaataaaaattgCACAGAACAAAACAGCACTCAGGCTTACAACATGGGAGCTACTTTGGGGTTTTCTATTCTAGTCATGTTGCTGTTTCCTGGTCATAGCCCACTAAATTAATTTGACAATTCTTTAAGTTGATTTCACACATCTCATGGTTTTATCATCTACTGTTTGAAGGACAGGCTTCTGAGCTTCATGAAGCCACCGAGAAATCCTGCATGGGAGCATTTAGCCCAGGCCTAGCACTCAAAAAAACACTTGACCACCGTGGTTATGGTAATTCTACCAACCTCGGATGGAATCTCAGCTGGTCCCTTTCTCATACCTCTCTACCTCAGTTTCCCCTGTACAAACAAGAACCACAAGATGAAGGTCTCTATGAGGcagaaaagaaatgatttcaatAAAGCAATTATCTAGGAATGGGCTTGGGGACTCTGGAAACCACAGGGGGAGATGCAAGGAAAGTGGGGGGTCTCCACCACTGGCCCCTGGGTGACTTCACATCCCCAAGCCTGTTTCCCTGTCTGGAAATCAAGCCTCATGATCACAGTGGGGATTCAATGCAGTGAGGTACAGGACTTACAGTGCATAGGGCCAGGGACACAGTTGGTGCTCAGTACATGGGAGCGGATTTTGTTGGAACAGAGCTCCCAGGGTGGTTGTGGACTATCCTTGCGAACCCAAGCAGGACAAAGTGTCTGAGATATAAAtgtatctttatatatatgtatatataaagatatatatatttatacacaaagGCCTTGGTAAAACTAGTTCCTGCTGCCTCTGGGTACCTGTGGGGTCATCTGTGAAATAGATTCAATTTGTCTCTGTCCCCAGGGGTGATTTGTTTGCAGCCTCTGAAAGCCGGGTGCAGAAGACCTGGCACACCAGTCTCCAGCCCCacgccccagcctccctccccgccctcccccctctcccccaaaGCAAACACTTCTGCCTCAGCTGCCTGGTGGGGGAAATCCCTTCCCGCAGAACTTGACCGCAGCCCAGCTGCTCTGCCTTCCCCACGTCAGCACCCGTCACTCACTCGCAGCCTCCCCCTCCTGGCGCTCCCTCTAACCTTAACCCCTTCCGCTGGGGCCGAGGCTTTACCGGAATGGGCAGCgggccgggcgggggcgggggcggggggacacGCTAGGTCCGGGTCCCCAAAGGGGCAATGCTACGGTTGGGAGGCTGGACTTCGAGGTATTCAGGGCAGTAAGATCTCAGGGCATTTGCAAtcaccacccccactcccacccccgccAAAGGTCTGGCAGTGGGGAGCTGGAAGTCTGAGTTTccacggggggtggggggtggacgCGTTCTGAGTCCCGGAGGGCAGAGGTTGGGGTACTAGATGCCTTGACCGCTGAGCGGGTGAGGCGCCGGGCGGCAGGGCAGCCTGGGGAGCCTAGCACTTGGCGCGATGGGGGCAGTCCGTACCCGCCGAGAGTTAGGGCATCGTATGCCAGAGTCGCaggatgcagcatgccagggtgtgggggacagggaggcagcTGGAGTCTGAACCCTGCGAGATGGAGTTCTAGCGGGGTCCCCTGGCTGGAGCAATTGGGGTCCTTCCTTACCCCCAAGGTAACTAGAGCTCTTTGGGTCGGGCTCCCCTCTCCGCCTCATTCGAGGATGGAAGTTGGGGTGCCGGGGTGGCCGGGGTAGATCCCCGAAGGGCCAGGCTTCCCTCCCCCGGGAGCAGGAAGCGGAGCCCCGCCCAGCAGACCTGTTACTGGAAGTCCGAGGGCTGGGCCGCCCCTCCCGTCCCCACTTCCtccagccccgccccaccccctgcGGCCCGCGCGTTTATGGGAACTCAGGCCTGGACGGTTTCTCTGAAATCATTTTCTCCCTCTGCCCTCGCTTAACCCCGCCCTCCCCGAAGGGGACCCAGGCGGGGCGTCCTGAGAGAGGCGGGGAGGGGACGGAGCCCTTTCCCGGGGGCCCCTGGCCCAGGTCCGACCCCTTCCccgagatttcttttttaaatgtggctCTCCCGGTTCAAGATCCGGGTTCAGCGTTTCACCTGTAGAATCTCTTCCTGAGGGCTGGGAGCTATTGCGGGCGATACTTTACCGAGGAGAAACCTGAGGCTGGAAAGGCCCACGTGACTTTGCCCACGCCTCAGGGCAAGAGAGATTTGCAACCCAATTTGCAACCCTGGCTCAGGCCCCGCAAAGCCCTCCGGGGCGGCAGAACTTCTCTGCCTCCAGCACCTAGGAGGTGGATTCAATTCCGCCGTGGGGAGGACCGCCGTTCACCTCTCTTAGCCTGGCCCAGGTTCGTCAGCAGGCAGCGGCGGGTGAGGTTGTGGGGCCTGTGTAACTTCAGCCAGCCTTATGGACTCAGCGCCAGCGCCCCCAACCCCCTACAGTCATCTCAGATTGTCCTCAGCTCTGAATGGCTCTTCCAGCTTTGGGGGCCCTGAGAAGCTGGCAGGAAGGAGGTTTATTGGAAAGGGTTCTTCAGCTCAGTGCCCGCGGGGAGGGAGAAAGCAGGACTGGGCAGAGGGAGAATTCAAGCTGCTCTGTAGTTTCAGCCGGGCCTCAGGGATCCCACAGGGAATATGGCAGCTTTAGGGGCCTTTCAGAGTTGGGGCCAGAAGGCTGGACCTTCTATGCCCACACGAACCAGTCAGCGGATGCCATTGGGTGGCGTCTACCCACCCCCATGACCTGGGCAAGCAGCCCTTTCCAGCGGAGGGTAATTCCCAGAGAGAGCCGAGATTTGACAACCTTCCCAGAAGCTGAGGAAATGGAGTCCTTCAGTCCTAAAGAGGGGATCTGGGTTGCGCAGTCCGGCTTCCCAAGCAATGACTCCCATCCCAGTTTGTCCCACCTGTGCCATCATTTCCCTTCTGGGCAAAAATTGCCCCATGTCCCTACTCTTGGGCTGGAGGCTGAACATGATCTCCAGTCACCACAGATGGAGACCATCCAGTTCATCcccacccattttacagatgagaaaactgtggcCTGGAACGGGGTGAGCACATGGTCCCCAGCTTCAAGGAGGGTCAGGGATCCTTGAGAGGGCCTCGTCTATTCAGGGCGTTTGTGGAGCACTTTCTCAGCACCAACCACTGTCGTAGGCACTGGGAAAATGCTTTACCTGGTAGAGTTGACATTCTATCGAGGGAGATTCAGACAGGAAACAAAGTGTACGATGTTAGGTGATGATGTGGAGGGAAATAaagcgtgggggtgggggtgggggggagccgCAGCCGTACCATTTTAGCAGAGGCCCCAGTGAGGGGAGTTAGCCCCGAAGATATGGGGGCGGGGGAGATACTGTtcctggcagagggaacagccagtgcaaatgCCTAGGAGGCAAGCATGCTTGGTATGTTTGAGGAAGAGCAAAGAGGCTAGTGGCCAGAGTGAACTGAGATGACATCAAAAGGAATCAAAGAGGGAAAGACAAGATCACCTGAGGCCTGTGAGCCATGGTGGGGACCTTGAGAATTCTGTGCAGAAAAGGGGCATGATTTGACTCAGGTTCTAAAGGGTCTCTCTAGCTGCTATGTGGGGGGCAGACAGCAGGGCAGTGTGCAGGTAGAGAGGCCAGTGTAGAGGGGACACTCCAAGAGGGAGACGATGGTGCCTGAACCAGGATGgagggaatgggggtggggagcagtggTTGGATACCCGAGTGACTTCTAAAGCATCCTGTGCATTTTGGAGTTAGCACTGCTAAGAGTTCAGGGGTGAGAGGTGACCACTCTCTCATGCCTGATTCTCACCCCCAGGCCACTCCACATTGCTGTGGTACAGGGCAATCTGCCAGCCGTGCATCGCCTTGTCAACCTCTTCCAGCACGGCGGCCGGGAACTGGATATCTACAACAACCTCCGGCAGGTGAGGCTGGGGACCTGAGTCCTAGGTGAAGAAGAGCTAGGGGCCCTGACGCTTGAATCTGAGGGAGTACGTGCTCAGATTTCTGGTTCAGACTACTGCTGGGGGTCAGGACTCTGAGAGAGGCAGGACTGGGTCACAGGGCAGGAAACAGGAGTCCTTCACAGTCTCTGTTCCCCAGACACCACTACACCTGGCTGTGATCACCACCTTGCCGTCTGTGGTCCGGCTCCTGGTGATGGCCGGTGCCAGCCCCATGGCACTGGACCGCCACGgtcagacggcagcccacctggcGTGCGAGCACCGCAGCCCCGCCTGCCTGCGGGCCCTGCTGGACAGCGCGGCCGGGGGTACCATGGACCTAGAGGCCCGCAATTATGATGGTGAGCACCTACCCGGGCGCTGGGTGGGGGCTGTCTGGTAGGACCTGGAGTCCTTCTGAGGCTGCAAAGCCCCAGGCCTACGTTTAACTGAGTCTCCTGCTCTTTCAGGGCTCACCGCCCTGCACGTGGCCGTGAACACCGAGTGCCAAGAAGCGGTGCTGCTCTTGTTGGAGCACGGCGCGGACATCGACGCGGTGGTGAGCGAGCTTGggccggggtggggtgggatgggggcgccTGGAGGCGGGGCTCGAAGTACCTAAGGAAACTGAGATGCTGGACCCAGCGGTTGGGATGCGGGCCTCCGGCTGCTTGGGCAGAGCAAGGGGATGCTCAAAACCTTCCTTCCTTGCGCAGGACATTAAGAGCGGCCGCTCCCCACTCATCCACGCCGTGGAAAACAACAGCCTGAGCATGGTCCAGCTGCTGCTGCAGGTGGGTACGGCCCCTTCCCGTGGCCTCTCGCCCACCCGCTCCTCTGGCCCTGACCGCCTGTCGCTCCATCCCTGCCACCGACCCCTCCTCCTTCCAGTTCTGGCACTGCGCTTGCTATGCTTCCAACCCCGACCCTTCCTCCTAGGCCTCCTTCCGCCAACCCTAGGACTTCATTCCTTCAGACTATGAACCAGTCCCCGGTCATCTCGGATTCCTTCCTCTAAACCCCCAAAACGTTCCAGGCCCCGCCCAGCTAGAGTCTCACTGACCCTTGTCTTCCGGCTTTGGCCCAGTCCCGGCGCTGTCTTTCCGCCCTGACTCCGTCTGCAATCGGGCCCAGACCCCTGAACCCTTCCCTTCTCTGACCCCGCCCCCTCTGCTTTGGCCGGGGCTGCTGAGTCCGTCGCCAACTGATTCTATGTCGTTCCCCCACCCCTGTTTCCAGTTTCCACCCTTCTCTGACGGTCCCTGGGTCTGTCCCCGCCCCAGCTTGTGACCCCGCCCCTCATGCTGGCCCCGCCCCCTGGGTCCCGCCCCCATCCTCTCAGGCGGGGGTCCTGACCCGCGCCTCCCCGCCCGCAGCACGGCGCCAACGTGAACGCGCAGATGTACTCTGGCAGCTCGGCGCTGCACTCGGCGTCCGGCCGCGGGCTCCTCCCGCTCGTGCGCACGCTGGTCCGCAGCGGCGCAGACAGCGGCCTCAAGAACTGCCACAACGACACGCCGCTCATGGTGGCGCGTAGCCGCCGGGTGAGTGCGCTCGCAGGTGGCGGCAGGGGGTTACAGGAGTTgcgggagttgggggtgggggtgggggctggatgGAGAGGGGTCTGTGCCCCAGTGCCGGTCTGCAGGGCTGGGACAGATGAGtgacacgtgtgtgcaagggatgcggcagtgtgtgtgtgcgcctaaGTGCCAGGGTGTGAGCCGGTGCAGCCTGACGCGTGGGTGTGAGTTCTAGGCAGAGGAGAGACTAAGGCCTAAAGAAAGGGAGTGAGACTCGGGAACCGGGAGAAATGGAGAGAGGCAGGGctgtgtgggcagggctggcccgGAGGTGATCATGCAGTGTCTCACAGGTCATCGACATCCTGAGAGGCAAGGCCACACGGCCTGCTCCGGCATCCCAGCCGGAGCCTTCCCCTGACCGGAGCGCCACCACCTCCCCTGAGAGCAGCAGCCGCCTCAGCTCCAATGGTGAGAAGCCAGCCCCCCAGCTCCCGGAACCCAGGAGTTGGGACCCCCAACCTCCTCCTCCCTGGATCTAGCCTCTGGCCACCCTCACCCCCTCCTGTCTCTTCTCTTCACGCAGGTCTTCTGTCAGCATCACCACCCTCCTCGCCCTCCCAGTCTCCCCCCAAGGACCCTTCTGGATTCCCCATGGCTCCCCCcagtttcttccttcctccctcatctCCACCGACCTTCCTGCCCTATGCCGGGGTCCTCCGAGCCCCTGGCCGGCCagtgcccccctccccagctccaggaGGTAGCTGAGAGGAATGGGGGGGCAGATCTTGGACTCATGAGGAGGGACCTCACTGCCCTGTGGGGTCAGCCCTCCTGGAAACTGTGAAGATCTCACTCTGCCCCCCCCCCAATCTTCTGGATCAGGATTTGCACAGAGGCGCATATATTTACCTATAACCCCCCCTCTTCTCAGCACGGATATTCCTCCATCTCAGCCCCGCCCCCAATCCAGGACTCTTACCCCCATTTTTCTCAGGCATCCTGGTCTCTCAGTCTTTCGTCTGGAACTGACCCCAAAcgttcatttccttctcctctcccagAGCTGGTGGAACCAAGGAACAGCTCTCTCTTCTGCACTCCACCCACTTCAGTGAGGAGGGAGAGATGGGCTGACACCAGGCACTGATATCCATGTAAATTATTAGGCGTTTTGGTTGGATTTCTTTTGTAATAAACTATTTTTGTACCATATccctggctttgctgggtctcTCACATGAGGAGGTtgggagaagtgtgtgtgtgtgtatgcgcacgCGCACACACCTGGATACCATAGCCAGCTGACTCAATGTGAGTCTCAGACTGACAGTGACAGGTGTGGGCGATGCTGGGACTTCCGGGGTGTTGTAGACATTGCATTGTTGTGTCACTGTGTCATTGTTTCTGGAGGGTGATGTGAAGTGTGATATCTTTCCAGAGGACCCTATTGGATTCCATAGTA from Cervus elaphus chromosome 4, mCerEla1.1, whole genome shotgun sequence includes:
- the BCL3 gene encoding B-cell lymphoma 3 protein, with product MPRCPAGTMDEGPVDLRTRPKATGPPGAALPLRKRPLRAPSLEPAAPRGAVGPVVPPDPLRGGSDTPAVPAPPHGLARPEAIYYQGPLLSLYPTPTMGSPFPLLNLPTPLYPMVCSMEHPLSADIAMATRADEDGDTPLHIAVVQGNLPAVHRLVNLFQHGGRELDIYNNLRQTPLHLAVITTLPSVVRLLVMAGASPMALDRHGQTAAHLACEHRSPACLRALLDSAAGGTMDLEARNYDGLTALHVAVNTECQEAVLLLLEHGADIDAVDIKSGRSPLIHAVENNSLSMVQLLLQHGANVNAQMYSGSSALHSASGRGLLPLVRTLVRSGADSGLKNCHNDTPLMVARSRRVIDILRGKATRPAPASQPEPSPDRSATTSPESSSRLSSNGLLSASPPSSPSQSPPKDPSGFPMAPPSFFLPPSSPPTFLPYAGVLRAPGRPVPPSPAPGGS